The Eubacterium maltosivorans genome includes the window ATTATTTTTTGTAATGATCCGATAAGTATTATTTTCCGTAATACCCACTTCCGAAATCTTCGCAAGGTTGCCATCATTCTGGAAGGTCTTCAGAATCTCCATGACTGTGTCAAACTTCCAGTCCGGATTAAAGGTTACCGGATGTCCGATTTTATCAATGGTAATATCCGTGAAGCCCGTCACAATAGGAATATCCGTTTTGCGCAGATACTCACTGCGCTCAACCAGAAGGCCCTCACGGTTGATATAATTGATCTTGCCATCGTAGTTGACCGCGCAGATTGCCGGCGCTTCCTTTACCTTGATCACGATTTTGTCCGGCATGACTTTTGTAATCTCCAGCTTTTCAACATTTATGAGTTCCTCAATATTATAATGAGCCTTATTTAAATCTACCCAAAAAATGCTCTCACCTTCATTGATTCCTGAAGTTTCTATAATTGTTTCGCTATCGACAACTTCATTCCCAATTACTTCAATATGCTTAATGTTAAACACACCGGCGGAAATGGCGCTTGCCATGACAAAAATAAAGACAAATAAAATAGAAACAGCAACCACTAATAGTGTAACATATTTTAGCAGTCTTTTCCTTTTATTTTTTTTTAATTTTTTACGTCTTTGCAGCTTTTCATCCATTTTATCACCATTTACCGGTTTTTGTCACCCTTTTTATTTGTTTTTGTTCAATTTATTTGATCAGCTTCAAAGCTTCTGCACAAATCCGGTCACCTGCATCCAGTATTGCCCGTTCTTTCGTAGCTTTCCGCATCTTTTCAAGCCCCTTTTCATCCCGGAGCAGCGCCGGAATAGTTTCGGCCAGCAGGTCCGGCGTCAGCTCGGCGT containing:
- a CDS encoding cell division protein FtsQ/DivIB; translation: MDEKLQRRKKLKKNKRKRLLKYVTLLVVAVSILFVFIFVMASAISAGVFNIKHIEVIGNEVVDSETIIETSGINEGESIFWVDLNKAHYNIEELINVEKLEITKVMPDKIVIKVKEAPAICAVNYDGKINYINREGLLVERSEYLRKTDIPIVTGFTDITIDKIGHPVTFNPDWKFDTVMEILKTFQNDGNLAKISEVGITENNTYRIITKNNVVMTVADLDNFKSSYDYINTVFAENKSNLDINLTTGGNKPILKPR